A region of Streptomyces deccanensis DNA encodes the following proteins:
- a CDS encoding thiamine pyrophosphate-dependent dehydrogenase E1 component subunit alpha, which translates to MDLIKDAEAARSALTTMWTIRRFEEAVDDLFARGMMHGTMHLSIGQEAVPVGACAELRDGDYITSTHRGHGHCIARGAQLDRMMAELLAKETGYCRGRGGSMHIADVATGNLGANGIVAGGVPIAAGAALASRLRGEDRVALSFFGDGAVNEGAWHEGVNLAAIWDLPVVFICENNNYGMSMSVQRAFRVERLAERAAGYGIPGVTVDGNDVAAVQEVVRTAVERARAGGGPTFVEALTYRWKGHSKSDKNLYRTRQEIDEWRDRDPIARYTATLLDAGTLTEAEAQQCQADARDAVRDAVRTANAAPDASAAELTSAVYAV; encoded by the coding sequence ATGGACCTGATCAAGGACGCCGAGGCGGCCCGTTCCGCCCTCACCACGATGTGGACCATCCGCCGGTTCGAGGAGGCCGTCGACGACCTCTTCGCCCGCGGCATGATGCACGGCACCATGCACCTGTCGATCGGTCAGGAGGCGGTGCCGGTCGGTGCCTGCGCCGAACTGCGCGACGGCGACTACATCACCTCCACCCACCGCGGCCACGGACACTGCATCGCCCGCGGCGCCCAACTCGACCGCATGATGGCCGAGTTGCTCGCCAAGGAGACCGGGTACTGCCGGGGCCGCGGCGGCTCGATGCACATCGCCGACGTGGCGACGGGCAACCTGGGCGCGAACGGCATCGTCGCCGGTGGTGTCCCCATCGCCGCCGGTGCCGCCCTGGCCAGCCGGCTGCGCGGCGAGGACCGGGTGGCGCTGAGCTTCTTCGGCGACGGCGCGGTCAACGAGGGCGCCTGGCACGAGGGAGTCAACCTCGCCGCCATCTGGGACCTGCCCGTGGTGTTCATCTGCGAGAACAACAACTACGGAATGTCCATGTCCGTCCAGCGGGCGTTCCGCGTGGAGCGCCTGGCCGAGCGCGCCGCCGGCTACGGCATCCCCGGCGTCACCGTCGACGGCAACGACGTGGCCGCCGTACAGGAAGTCGTCCGCACCGCCGTGGAGCGGGCCCGCGCGGGCGGCGGCCCCACCTTCGTGGAAGCACTCACCTACCGCTGGAAGGGCCACTCCAAGAGCGACAAGAACCTCTACCGCACGCGCCAGGAGATCGACGAGTGGCGCGACCGTGACCCGATCGCCCGCTACACCGCCACCCTGCTCGACGCCGGCACCCTCACCGAAGCCGAGGCACAGCAGTGCCAGGCCGACGCACGTGACGCGGTGCGCGACGCCGTACGCACGGCGAACGCCGCCCCCGACGCCAGCGCCGCGGAACTCACCTCCGCCGTCTACGCCGTCTGA
- a CDS encoding NAD(P)H-dependent oxidoreductase, with translation MSYRDQLREREQKLGRPVRVGLVGAGQMGLGFVAQVAHIPGMEISAIADIDPERGHEAFKRSDRGQALSGGTADERAAAVLGGRPVVVTDALDLVSLPIDIIVDASGVPDVGASVAFFGLLAGKDIALLNVECDVTIGLLLSTVAQRMGRVYTVCRGDEPVECKRLVDYVRDIGFSVVCAGKGKNNPLDPTATPEALTDQATAKGMNPKMLASFVDGSKTMIEMVALANATDLRLSRRGMTGPHSTVADLAKTFRPEADGGVLPAAGVVDYCTGPVAPGVFVIGHSDDPVVTAEMEYLGMGEGPYYSFYRPYHLASVEAPLSVAEAVLDRVPSLAPTVWNAEVVAVAKRDLRAGERIDGIGGSTVYGLAESAEATAADALVPLGLAAGAEVVRDVPAGTVLTHQDVRIDQNAMIATLRRLQDRLLAGERIDLPVAPTDPLAA, from the coding sequence ATGAGCTACAGGGATCAGTTGCGGGAGCGGGAGCAGAAGCTCGGCCGGCCGGTTCGGGTGGGCCTCGTGGGCGCTGGGCAGATGGGACTCGGTTTCGTCGCGCAGGTGGCGCACATCCCGGGCATGGAGATCTCCGCGATCGCCGACATCGACCCGGAACGCGGTCACGAGGCGTTCAAGCGCTCGGACCGGGGCCAGGCGCTCAGCGGCGGCACGGCCGACGAGCGGGCCGCCGCGGTGCTGGGAGGCAGGCCGGTCGTCGTCACCGACGCGCTGGACCTCGTCTCGCTGCCGATCGACATCATCGTCGACGCCAGCGGTGTGCCGGACGTCGGTGCCTCGGTCGCTTTCTTCGGCCTGCTCGCGGGCAAGGACATCGCACTGCTCAACGTGGAGTGCGATGTGACGATCGGTCTGCTGCTGTCGACGGTCGCGCAGCGCATGGGCCGCGTCTACACGGTCTGTCGCGGTGACGAACCGGTGGAGTGCAAGCGGCTGGTGGACTACGTGCGGGACATCGGGTTCAGCGTGGTCTGTGCCGGCAAGGGCAAGAACAACCCCCTCGACCCGACGGCCACCCCCGAGGCGCTGACCGATCAGGCCACGGCCAAGGGCATGAACCCGAAGATGCTGGCCAGTTTCGTCGACGGCTCCAAGACGATGATCGAGATGGTGGCGCTGGCCAACGCGACGGACCTCCGGCTCAGCCGGCGCGGCATGACCGGTCCCCACTCGACGGTCGCCGACCTGGCCAAGACCTTCCGCCCGGAGGCGGACGGCGGCGTGCTTCCCGCCGCCGGGGTGGTGGACTACTGCACCGGTCCGGTCGCGCCCGGTGTGTTTGTCATCGGTCACAGCGACGACCCGGTCGTCACCGCCGAGATGGAGTACCTCGGGATGGGCGAGGGGCCCTACTACTCGTTTTACCGGCCCTACCACCTGGCCAGCGTCGAGGCTCCGCTCTCCGTCGCCGAGGCAGTGCTGGACCGCGTCCCGAGCCTCGCGCCGACGGTGTGGAACGCCGAGGTGGTCGCGGTCGCCAAGCGGGACCTGCGGGCCGGCGAACGCATAGACGGCATCGGCGGATCCACCGTGTACGGACTCGCCGAGAGCGCCGAGGCGACGGCGGCCGACGCTCTGGTGCCCCTGGGCCTCGCCGCCGGCGCCGAGGTGGTGCGGGACGTCCCCGCCGGGACCGTGCTCACCCACCAGGACGTGCGGATCGACCAGAACGCCATGATCGCGACCCTGAGGCGTCTGCAGGACCGACTGTTGGCGGGGGAGCGGATCGACCTGCCGGTGGCGCCGACCGACCCTCTGGCCGCGTGA
- a CDS encoding transcriptional regulator GutM, with protein sequence MEYLPLALLLLGGFVLSLLASVAQHRYYMRTVNKLAGQEHRAGVTLVSGRATGRLRGAVVLLLVRRSDSVVERALVMQGASVLARFRERPQLTGKLSTASSRAGSTAMARAVEDARDRYRRMQSGATVDHGPALRMWSTR encoded by the coding sequence ATGGAATACCTGCCCTTGGCCCTGCTGCTGCTCGGCGGCTTCGTGCTCTCGCTTCTGGCGAGCGTGGCCCAGCACCGCTACTACATGCGCACCGTGAACAAGCTCGCCGGCCAGGAGCACCGGGCGGGTGTCACCCTCGTCTCCGGCCGCGCCACCGGGCGGCTTCGCGGCGCCGTGGTGCTGCTGCTCGTGCGGCGGAGCGACAGCGTCGTCGAACGAGCCCTGGTGATGCAGGGGGCTTCCGTTCTCGCCCGCTTCCGCGAACGCCCGCAGCTCACCGGGAAGCTGAGCACGGCGTCGTCCCGGGCCGGATCCACCGCCATGGCACGCGCGGTTGAGGACGCCCGCGACCGCTACCGCCGGATGCAGTCCGGCGCCACGGTCGATCACGGCCCCGCTCTCCGGATGTGGTCGACACGGTGA
- a CDS encoding PTS glucitol/sorbitol transporter subunit IIA — translation MNDLYYQSTILRVGDEAADLINGGVLILFGEPLPGDLESLSVVHEPADTPAQEIRPGDELWLGETRLTLTAVGERAQENLTTLGHVVVYVDPDPAAGLLPGALHADGPLEVPAPGTELRLVRA, via the coding sequence ATGAACGACCTCTACTACCAGAGCACCATCCTCCGCGTCGGCGACGAAGCCGCGGACCTCATCAACGGCGGCGTCCTCATCCTCTTCGGTGAGCCGCTTCCGGGGGACCTGGAGAGCCTCAGCGTGGTGCACGAGCCGGCCGACACCCCCGCCCAGGAGATCCGACCGGGCGACGAGCTGTGGCTCGGCGAGACCCGGCTGACCCTGACCGCGGTGGGGGAGCGCGCCCAGGAGAACCTGACGACCCTCGGTCACGTGGTCGTCTACGTGGACCCCGATCCGGCCGCCGGGCTGCTGCCCGGAGCGTTGCACGCAGACGGTCCGCTCGAGGTTCCCGCACCGGGAACCGAACTGAGGCTCGTCCGCGCGTGA
- the srlE gene encoding PTS glucitol/sorbitol transporter subunit IIB yields MTTTEQSPRTYPSVFVRKGSGGWGDGLTLRRTETRNKVLSVTGGGIHPVAQRIAELTGAEAVDGFRTTVPDDEVLCAVINCGGTARIGVYPRKRIPTIDVYPGAPGGPLAQFITEDIFVSDVGVDDVVVEEGAEDDAEAAPAPDSPSAGDNRDQTADPVTEPVAQPSGGGGLFSRISDGFIKFSSGIGYAVNTLLASGRQAITLTISTILPFMAYVSLLLGFVLYTGVAEAMGEGLKPLASNPLGLIALGAVVALPFLSPILGPGAAIAQIIGVLMGTQIAAGTIPVEYALPTLFAINGQVGCDFIPVGLALGEAKPETVAVGTPAVLLSRLITSPLAVALAWLVSFGMY; encoded by the coding sequence ATGACGACCACCGAGCAGAGCCCGCGCACCTACCCCTCGGTGTTCGTCCGCAAGGGCTCGGGCGGTTGGGGCGACGGACTCACCCTGCGCCGCACCGAGACCCGCAACAAGGTGCTGTCGGTCACGGGCGGGGGTATTCACCCCGTCGCCCAGCGGATCGCGGAGCTGACCGGGGCGGAGGCCGTCGACGGGTTCCGCACCACCGTCCCCGACGACGAGGTCCTCTGCGCGGTGATCAACTGCGGCGGCACCGCTCGGATAGGTGTCTATCCACGCAAGCGGATACCGACGATCGACGTGTATCCCGGCGCGCCCGGCGGCCCGCTCGCCCAGTTCATCACCGAGGACATCTTCGTCTCCGACGTGGGGGTGGACGATGTCGTGGTCGAGGAGGGGGCGGAGGACGACGCCGAGGCGGCGCCGGCACCGGACTCGCCATCGGCCGGGGACAACCGCGACCAGACCGCGGACCCGGTCACCGAGCCCGTCGCCCAGCCGTCGGGTGGCGGCGGACTCTTCTCCCGGATATCCGACGGGTTCATCAAGTTCAGCTCCGGCATCGGCTACGCGGTCAACACCCTTCTGGCCTCGGGCCGGCAGGCCATCACCCTGACGATCAGCACCATCCTTCCGTTCATGGCGTACGTCAGCCTGCTGCTGGGGTTCGTCCTCTACACCGGCGTCGCCGAGGCGATGGGCGAGGGCCTCAAGCCGCTGGCCTCGAATCCGCTCGGTCTCATCGCCCTCGGTGCCGTGGTGGCCCTGCCCTTCCTGTCCCCGATCCTGGGGCCCGGAGCGGCGATCGCCCAGATCATCGGGGTGCTGATGGGCACGCAGATCGCCGCGGGAACCATCCCCGTCGAGTACGCTCTGCCCACCCTGTTCGCCATCAACGGCCAGGTCGGCTGCGACTTCATCCCCGTCGGTCTCGCCCTCGGTGAGGCGAAACCCGAGACGGTGGCGGTCGGTACGCCGGCGGTACTGCTCAGCCGTCTGATCACCTCGCCCCTCGCCGTGGCCCTTGCCTGGCTCGTCAGCTTCGGGATGTACTGA
- the srlA gene encoding PTS glucitol/sorbitol transporter subunit IIC — translation MVTVAAAALAASTPQGEESDNPVIRGAVWVGSHFIGLFNEAGKQFTGLVTGILPTLIVLLTAMYALVTFVGEKRVTRAVEWSSRWWITRYTVMPVLAVLMLTNPMCYSFGRFLPEKYKPAFYDSAVSFVHPVTSFFPYANAGELFVWLGIASGVQKLGLSTVPLALYYLATGVVVIFIRGVVTERITLILIKRTGRTEIFRKFDEEFTTGNASSALTVTGGTR, via the coding sequence ATGGTTACCGTTGCCGCGGCAGCCCTGGCGGCGTCGACACCCCAGGGCGAGGAGAGTGACAACCCCGTCATTCGTGGCGCAGTCTGGGTCGGCTCCCATTTCATCGGCCTGTTCAACGAGGCCGGCAAGCAGTTCACCGGTCTGGTGACCGGGATTCTCCCCACGCTGATCGTCCTGCTCACCGCCATGTACGCGCTGGTGACGTTCGTCGGCGAGAAGCGCGTGACCCGGGCCGTCGAGTGGTCCTCGCGCTGGTGGATCACCCGGTACACCGTCATGCCGGTGCTCGCCGTGCTGATGCTCACCAACCCGATGTGCTACTCGTTCGGCAGGTTCCTGCCCGAGAAGTACAAGCCGGCCTTCTACGACTCGGCGGTCTCCTTCGTCCACCCGGTGACCTCGTTCTTCCCCTACGCCAACGCCGGCGAGCTGTTCGTCTGGCTGGGCATCGCCAGTGGCGTGCAGAAGCTGGGTCTGTCCACCGTGCCCCTGGCGCTGTACTACCTCGCCACGGGCGTCGTGGTGATCTTCATCAGGGGCGTCGTCACCGAGCGGATCACTCTCATCCTGATCAAGAGAACCGGCCGCACCGAGATCTTCCGCAAGTTCGACGAGGAATTCACCACGGGCAACGCCAGCAGCGCGCTCACGGTGACCGGAGGCACACGATGA
- a CDS encoding HPr family phosphocarrier protein, translating into MPETRVTIASEVGLHARPAAAFVQAAAKQPCQVSIGREEGAPVNAKSMLAVLSLALRHGEQVVLRTEGTEEEAALADLADLLARDLDAVS; encoded by the coding sequence GTGCCTGAGACCCGTGTCACGATCGCGTCCGAGGTGGGACTGCACGCCCGGCCCGCGGCGGCCTTCGTCCAGGCGGCCGCGAAGCAGCCGTGCCAGGTGTCGATAGGCAGGGAGGAAGGGGCGCCGGTGAACGCGAAGAGCATGCTCGCCGTGCTGTCCCTCGCACTCCGACACGGCGAGCAGGTCGTGCTGCGTACCGAAGGCACCGAGGAGGAGGCGGCTCTTGCCGACCTCGCCGACCTGCTCGCGCGAGACCTCGACGCGGTGTCATGA